A genome region from Thalassococcus arenae includes the following:
- the hslV gene encoding ATP-dependent protease subunit HslV, whose protein sequence is MAEQDFPGWHGTTIIGVRKGGQVVIAGDGQVSLGQTVIKGTARKVRRLSPGGRDVVCGFAGSTADAFTLLERLETKLEATPGQLQRACVELAKDWRTDKYLQKLEAMLIVSDGAALYVITGAGDVLEPEHDVTAIGSGGNYALAAGRALMDSDLSAEDIARRAMAIAADICVYTNGNLTIETIQA, encoded by the coding sequence ATGGCGGAACAGGACTTTCCCGGCTGGCACGGGACGACGATCATCGGCGTGCGCAAGGGCGGCCAGGTGGTGATCGCGGGCGACGGGCAGGTCAGCCTGGGCCAGACCGTCATCAAAGGCACGGCCCGCAAGGTGCGGCGCCTGTCGCCGGGCGGGCGCGACGTGGTGTGCGGCTTTGCCGGCTCGACCGCCGATGCCTTTACCCTGCTTGAACGGCTGGAAACCAAGCTCGAGGCGACACCGGGCCAGTTGCAGCGCGCCTGCGTCGAACTGGCCAAGGATTGGCGCACCGACAAGTACCTGCAAAAGCTGGAAGCGATGCTGATCGTGTCGGACGGCGCCGCGCTCTATGTCATCACCGGCGCCGGGGATGTGCTGGAGCCCGAACATGACGTCACCGCCATCGGGTCGGGCGGCAACTATGCCCTGGCCGCGGGCCGCGCACTGATGGACAGCGACCTGAGCGCCGAAGACATCGCCCGCCGCGCCATGGCCATCGCCGCGGATATCTGCGTCTACACCAACGGCAACCTGACCATCGAGACGATTCAGGCGTAG
- a CDS encoding phosphotransferase — MDALTRKAMAVWPALAVQMGERPGEWTPSRLAMREDARVSRILLRLDKSGATPLVLKHEDRPRRPQVFAEAVQAHVAAQEGFPDGVPAIRAVDLDRQSLVMDYVPGRPLSVVLDGASPQTQSAALRLAGAWLAGFHRGRLGDRRVFQPKFTLGFLDQVLAEISRGERAVSEPDLFRACAESLIGQRAEFEAQQTVAAATHGDMHMRNLLIGSDRAWGVDFAGGRVVPVGHDIGRLLADYAILRAPHADIPVGSVLPPQAEQAFFAGYDLVGPDDPSVRLLVRHRVLAEWWGLPVSGRSTAQERRWQRLKSLVPRVFAQH, encoded by the coding sequence ATGGATGCATTGACGCGCAAGGCGATGGCGGTCTGGCCTGCCCTGGCCGTTCAGATGGGCGAGCGTCCGGGAGAGTGGACACCAAGCCGCCTGGCCATGCGCGAAGATGCCCGCGTGTCCCGTATCCTGTTGCGGCTGGACAAGTCCGGTGCGACGCCCCTGGTGCTGAAGCACGAGGACCGGCCCCGCCGCCCGCAGGTCTTTGCCGAGGCAGTGCAGGCCCATGTCGCGGCGCAGGAGGGTTTTCCCGATGGCGTTCCTGCGATCCGCGCCGTCGATCTGGACCGGCAGAGCCTGGTAATGGACTACGTGCCCGGACGTCCGCTGTCGGTTGTTCTGGATGGCGCTTCGCCGCAAACCCAATCGGCGGCCTTGCGGCTGGCCGGCGCCTGGCTGGCCGGGTTTCATCGCGGCAGGCTCGGCGACAGGCGCGTGTTCCAGCCGAAATTCACGCTGGGTTTTCTGGATCAGGTTCTGGCCGAGATCTCCCGCGGGGAAAGGGCCGTGTCAGAGCCTGATCTGTTCCGTGCCTGCGCCGAAAGCCTGATCGGACAACGGGCCGAATTCGAGGCGCAGCAGACCGTCGCCGCCGCGACACACGGCGACATGCACATGCGCAACCTGCTGATCGGTTCGGACCGCGCCTGGGGCGTGGATTTCGCCGGTGGCCGGGTGGTGCCGGTGGGACACGATATCGGGCGGCTGCTGGCCGATTACGCGATCCTGCGGGCACCCCATGCGGACATCCCGGTTGGGTCGGTTCTGCCCCCGCAAGCGGAACAGGCGTTCTTTGCCGGCTACGACCTGGTCGGGCCAGACGATCCGTCTGTGCGGTTGCTGGTTCGGCACCGGGTTCTTGCGGAATGGTGGGGCCTGCCTGTGTCAGGCCGAAGCACCGCGCAAGAGCGCCGCTGGCAACGCCTGAAATCGCTGGTTCCACGCGTCTTTGCGCAGCACTAG
- a CDS encoding helix-turn-helix transcriptional regulator: MAVALDPVERERLVAGLADMLLRRDPVLSKQAGDMLTELSATMPEAHDLVRLHHHHDGRIGRRSMMRPALRVDLAALHRACAESHAIGFSYKDLNGQETSRRVLPLAIVHPDHGIKLVAWCTLRDAPRTFFVHSMTDMQVDPERFPEKRADLIAAVVSDIDARYA, translated from the coding sequence ATGGCCGTCGCGCTGGATCCGGTGGAGCGCGAGCGCCTGGTTGCGGGCTTGGCGGACATGCTGTTGCGCCGTGATCCGGTGCTGTCGAAACAAGCCGGGGACATGCTGACCGAGCTGAGTGCGACCATGCCAGAAGCGCACGATCTGGTGCGGTTGCATCACCACCATGACGGCCGGATCGGACGGCGGTCTATGATGCGCCCCGCCTTGCGCGTCGACCTGGCTGCGCTGCATCGCGCTTGCGCGGAATCGCATGCGATCGGCTTTTCCTACAAGGACCTCAACGGTCAGGAAACGTCCCGCCGCGTGCTGCCGCTGGCGATCGTGCATCCCGACCACGGGATCAAGCTGGTGGCATGGTGCACGCTGCGCGATGCGCCGCGGACGTTCTTTGTCCATTCAATGACAGACATGCAGGTTGATCCGGAACGGTTCCCGGAAAAACGTGCTGATCTGATCGCCGCTGTCGTTTCGGACATCGACGCGCGCTACGCCTGA
- the trxA gene encoding thioredoxin, with protein MGTVAVTDATFDTEVKNSDIPVVVDFWAEWCGPCKQIGPALEELSAQYEGKVKIAKVDVDQNPNSAAAMGVRGIPALFIFKDGQVVSNRAGAAPKAALQSWIEDAIA; from the coding sequence ATGGGCACCGTTGCCGTCACCGACGCCACCTTCGACACCGAGGTGAAGAATTCCGACATTCCCGTCGTCGTCGACTTCTGGGCCGAATGGTGCGGCCCGTGCAAGCAGATCGGCCCCGCCCTCGAAGAACTGTCGGCGCAATACGAAGGCAAGGTGAAGATCGCCAAGGTCGATGTCGATCAGAACCCGAATTCCGCCGCCGCGATGGGCGTGCGCGGCATCCCGGCGCTGTTCATCTTCAAGGACGGCCAGGTGGTGTCGAACCGCGCCGGCGCCGCGCCCAAGGCCGCGCTGCAAAGCTGGATCGAAGACGCCATCGCGTAA